A region of the Apium graveolens cultivar Ventura unplaced genomic scaffold, ASM990537v1 ctg74, whole genome shotgun sequence genome:
CCCAATTCCCGATAAGATCCACCTGCTAAATGTGCAATGAACGAGAGATGCGTATCTGTTTCCCTTCCACCAATACAAGGAAACATTGTTGGGAGTCCACAATGCCAAATCTGTGTAATCTAATAAGGTGCCTAGTCTGCCATGACACACAAGCCATGGTGATGGGCAAATCGAGTGATTCGAAGACGGTGCCAAACTGCCTTATACCAAGGAACCAACTCTGCTCTTCTCCTGATAGAATCCCATATATGCCATGTCTTAACTTTGGTTGCATCAATGCCATCCCATCTAATAATCTATGCCATCTGAATTGATAGATGGATAATCAAAATTACGAATCCAATAAGACAGCAGAGGATCCAAGTGGTGATGCATAGGATTGGGACTTGGCAGCCTCCAAGTACCGTTATGAATAATCGCATTCAGCTTTGTATTGTGATGAAGACCACACTGAGAAATGATAGGCGAAGTTTGAGATTTTGCCAGGCAGGAGCCTTTCCACCATGGATCAAACCACAAAGAAATTTGGTTACCCAGACCAACCGAGTAAGTAAGGAATTGAAGTGCAAGTGGACGAAACTTCAGGACTTTCCTCCAAATCCAGGAACAATCTGTTGGAATTGAGATAGTCCAGAAATGACTACGCTTCAGCACAGTTGAATTAACCCACCTAGCCCAAAGGGAGTTGGACTTGACAATCACCCGAAGCATGTGATGAATTAATTGAGCCTTATTCCATTCTGCCATATTTTTTAAACCGAGGCCCCCTTCCTCTCTTGGAAGACAAATGTTACTCCAAGCCACTTTAGCTCCACCCTTATTATTGATATTACCTTTCCACAAGAATCTAGTTAACATGGACTGAATAGTAGCATGAATAGCACCAGGAAGCAGAAAATGATTGCACCAGAAAGCTTCAATGGCGTGCACTATGGATTTGATGAGCATAACTCTGCCTGCAAAGGATAATAAGATAGTGGCCCAAGATTGCAATTTGGAAGTAATTTTTTCAACCAGAGGCATGCAATCGTTAACACATAATTGGGAAGATATAAGGGGCACCCCAAGGAATTTGACAGGGAGATTACCTCTAGGTATAGATAGAGTGTCAAACCATGTAGTAAAATCAGTATCACAATTGCACAGGAAGCTGGTGCTTTTATTAATGCTAGGCATCAGACCACTCCAAGAAGAGAATAAAGCAATTGAATCCATAATATGCTTAACAGAGTGCTTAGAACCATGAGAAAAAATCAGCACATCATCAGCAAAGAACAAGTGATTTAATCTGAGCTCTTTGCATCTCCAGTGATACTTATATCCCTCAGGTGTTTTGTTCAAAATGCAGGAAAAAATATTCATGCATAAAGCGAATATGTAAGTGACAAAGGGTCACCTTGTCGAAGACCTTTAGTACCTCTGAAGTAACCATGAATGACCCCATTTAATTTGACAGAATATCGAGTTGTACAAATGCATACCCTTATCCAACCAATCAAGATATCTGGAAATCTCATTTTCTTTAGAACTGCTAAGATAAAGCTCCAACTAACAGAGTCGAAAGCCTTATGCAAATCAATTTTAAGAGCACACTTGGGCATGCCTGTCTCCCTTTCATATCCTCTGAACAGCTCCTGAGCCAGCAGGATATTGTCCGAAATAGACCTGCCTGGTATAAAAGCTGATTGAGATATGTCAACCAACTCAGGCATGACCTTCTTTAATCTGGAAGCGATGATCTTTGAAATGCATTTATAAAGAACTGTGCATAGAGAAATTGGTCTAAAGTCCTGCATTTTGGTTGGGGTTACTCCTTTAGGAATCAAAGCAATGAACGTGGAGTTAACTCCTGAAGGCATCACACCGTGCTCGAAAAAGTATCTAACTGCATCACAGAAGCTAGAACCTGTAATGTGCCAAGTAGCAAGGAAAAATTCCACATTAACCCCATCAGGACCAGGGGCTTTGTTCCTTTTCATTTTCTTGATGGTGTCAAAAATCAGCATGTTCGTCACTGGAGCTACTAGGGAACTAGCTTGGCCATCAGTGACTGTTTTGCAATCGACCATAGAAAGATCAACAACAGCATTGTCAGAGTTGCTAGGAGTTCCCAAAAGATGAGAGAAATAATTCACAGCAACAGAAGCACACGAAGCCTGACCATGCACATAGTTGCCCTCACTATCTTGAAGAGTCAGAATTTTGTTACGGTTCCAATTAACTTTGCACTGTTGATGAAAGAAAGAGTTATTGTTGTCTCCAAGCTGAAGCCACCTAACTCTGGCCTTTTGAAGCAAAAGGATTCTTCTTGGGCCAAAGCCAGGTTCAGTTTAGAGATAAGGTCCTGCTCTTCAGAAATTCGAGCTTGATCAGTTGTGGAGCCAACAGAGGCCTGGAAGTCATCAAGATTAACACGAGCATGCTGAACATTACTGTGAATATTACCATGATCCCTATTAAGCTTACGAAGCAGCAACTTAGTATGCTTAAGCTTTGCATTGAACTGGGCTATAGGAGACCCATGATAATGAGTATCCCAAGCAGAAGAAACAGTTTCCAAAAATCCAGGAATCTCGATCATATAATTGAAAAATTGAAATGGTTTACCGAATCTCTGGAGCTGCATAGGTTCAACAAAAAGAAGGGGGTTATGGTCCATTATGCCTCGATGCTTAACAAAAACATTGCCCTCAGTGAAAGTATTAAACCAAACAGAATTTGCAACCATACGATCAAGGCGCTTAAGAACCGGATCATGCATCCGCTTATTAGTCCAAGTGTAAACACCACCAACAGTTCGAAGAGATTCTAAGCCATTGTCACTCAGACAGTCCTTAAAACACTGCATCTCAGGAGTCCAGTGCTCACGGCCACCAACAACTTCATTCAAGCTAGAGATGCAGTTAAAATCACCAATGAAGGCCCAAGGCACAGAACCGGAGCGGGTAGAACTGATATAATCCCAAAGAGGCACACGATCAATAGCATCATTAAAAGCATAAATAAACGTGACAATAAAGCTCAGATTTTTTTCAATAAATCTAGCATGGCAAGTAATAAATTGAGAAGATTGCGAAAGCAAAGAAATTTCCCAAATATTTGGATTCCATCCAACCCAAATTCTACCATTGTAATGATGGTCATAGTTAAATAACCACTGCCAATTTTTATTAATCTTCTTCGAGATACTTGTAGCTTTAGAAGCCTTGACCTTTGTTTCCAAAATACCCATAAAATCAATATTATTTCCAGAAATAAATTGCTGAAGCTCTTTTTGATGAGGGGATTTATTAATACCCCTAACATTCCAAGATGCGAAGATTCATTGCAAACGTCTGAGACTAATTGGCTGAGAAGCCAATTTTGGACTCCTTTTATGTGCTGGACTTTTTCTGTTTACTACCAAGGTGAAACCATCTTCATCAACTAAATCAGGTTTTGTTGCTTTGAGGGCAATCACAACCGGGTGGGTTTTATGCCTAGCTGCAGGCGCTGCGTGTGCTGCAGGCGCTGCGTGTGCTGCTGGCACTGGGGCTGCTGCAGGCAAAGCTGTCAGAGATTGAGCTCGAGTAGCATCTTGGCTACGGCCCCTTCGTCTTTTCTGACCTGGGGATTTAGAAACCATTGCCTGAATAGCAGGCTCAGTAATCTCTTCTGTATGATCCCTCTCATCTGCATTTGCAATATCAACTGTGCTAGTTTCTTTGTGATTACCCAGACTAATTGAAGTGTCCTGGTTATGCACCTGAACTGAAGCACCATCCAAGTCTCTGTTTCCCTCATCCTTATCAAAATCTAGAAGATCATCACCATTATGGTCTTCCAATGTTTGGTCCTCATCCAGGAC
Encoded here:
- the LOC141704082 gene encoding uncharacterized protein LOC141704082 — its product is MGILETKVKASKATSISKKINKNWQWLFNYDHHYNGRIWVGWNPNIWEISLLSQSSQFITCHARFIEKNLSFIVTFIYAFNDAIDRVPLWDYISSTRSGSVPWAFIGDFNCISSLNEVVGGREHWTPEMQCFKDCLSDNGLESLRTVGGVYTWTNKRMHDPVLKRLDRMVANSVWFNTFTEGNVFVKHRGIMDHNPLLFVEPMQLQRFGKPFQFFNYMIEIPGFLETVSSAWDTHYHGSPIAQFNAKLKHTKLLLRKLNRDHGNIHSNVQHARVNLDDFQASVGSTTDQARISEEQDLISKLNLALAQEESFCFKRPELGGFSLETTITLSFINSAKLIGTASCASVAVNYFSHLLGTPSNSDNAVVDLSMVDCKTVTDGQASSLVAPVTNMLIFDTIKKMKRNKAPGPDGVNVEFFLATWHITGSSFCDAVRYFFEHGVMPSGVNSTFIALIPKGVTPTKMQDFRPISLCTVLYKCISKIIASRLKKVMPELVDISQSAFIPGRSISDNILLAQELFRGYERETGMPKCALKIDLHKAFDSVSWSFILAVLKKMRFPDILIGWIRVCICTTRYSVKLNGVIHGYFRGTKGLRQGDPLSLTYSLYA